One segment of Pseudomonadota bacterium DNA contains the following:
- a CDS encoding glycosyltransferase family 2 protein, with amino-acid sequence MPSTSDMAESAPATPCDLSVVIPAFNEGQRIRDTLKRTVAHLGRRFSYELIVVDDGSRDDTAGVVESFEDACLLKQPCNRGKGAAVRRGVLAARGKRVLFMDADLSTPIEEVDKLIDFAADADVVIGSRRLPSSNILGEQPLHRRLLGSCFSALVRALLLGDFSDTQCGFKLFGRDAAEAIFSQQRLDGFAFDVEVLMLAEQLGYVIKEVPVAWQHSDDSKISPVLDSASMFRDLVRLKTRQLLAARTT; translated from the coding sequence GTGCCGAGCACGAGCGACATGGCCGAGTCGGCTCCTGCAACACCCTGCGACCTGAGTGTCGTCATACCCGCTTTCAACGAAGGGCAGCGCATCCGCGACACGCTCAAGCGCACGGTCGCGCATCTGGGGCGGCGTTTCAGCTACGAGTTGATCGTGGTCGACGACGGCTCCCGCGACGACACGGCCGGCGTGGTCGAGTCCTTCGAGGACGCGTGCCTGCTCAAGCAGCCCTGCAATCGTGGCAAGGGAGCAGCCGTGCGTCGCGGTGTGCTTGCGGCTCGCGGCAAGCGCGTGCTGTTCATGGATGCCGACCTGTCCACTCCCATCGAAGAGGTGGACAAGCTCATCGACTTCGCGGCCGATGCCGACGTCGTGATCGGATCGCGCCGGCTACCGAGCAGCAACATCCTGGGTGAGCAGCCGCTGCATCGGCGCTTGTTGGGTAGTTGCTTCAGTGCGCTCGTGCGCGCGCTGCTGTTGGGTGACTTCAGCGACACCCAGTGCGGCTTCAAGCTGTTTGGCCGAGACGCCGCCGAGGCCATCTTCTCTCAGCAGCGTCTGGACGGCTTTGCCTTTGACGTGGAGGTGCTGATGCTGGCGGAGCAGCTCGGCTATGTCATCAAGGAGGTCCCGGTGGCCTGGCAGCACAGCGATGACTCCAAGATCTCTCCCGTGCTGGACTCGGCGTCGATGTTCAGGGATCTGGTGCGTCTAAAGACGCGGCAGCTGCTAGCTGCCAGGACTACGTAG
- a CDS encoding AarF/UbiB family protein, whose translation MRAMRLTARLLRAWILLAVIFCSYMLQFALVRLFGRVQQGKDGVRELGRPQWLTERRKRTDERNAVRLLGGILRLRGVYIKLGQVLSILGGFMPAAYLRRLETLQDKVPARPFSEVRTVLVRSLRRPPEECFASIEAEPIAAASLGQVHAARLPDGTHVAVKILYPRIRETIRLDMKVVKLALAIYKRFMPVGNIEVVHRSLVDLLRRETDYLHEAECMRRIRDNFVAVPDVFTPEVIDALTSREVLTMTFMRGIKITHIDEMRAAGIDPDAVATRLVQSFYKQLFVDRYFHADPHPGNFLVRAGPSPSRPELVLLDFGTVTIARDNLIDGMLEQLQGFFAQDGARVLHGFERMGFVAAEGNRELLEETVMLYFRRLLQVKHRTPGAVMRADQERLRNLANPRLEFEQLRELARAFVYPEGWFYIERSLVMLFWLVGQIAPDVDMLQVGFPYVVELLSKQARVGQHSAG comes from the coding sequence ATGCGGGCGATGCGATTGACGGCGCGTCTGCTCCGCGCGTGGATCCTACTGGCGGTCATCTTCTGTAGCTACATGCTTCAGTTCGCGCTCGTCCGGCTCTTCGGCCGTGTGCAGCAGGGAAAAGACGGTGTTCGGGAGCTGGGGCGGCCGCAGTGGCTGACGGAGCGGCGGAAACGCACCGACGAGCGCAATGCCGTGCGCTTGTTGGGCGGCATCCTGCGGTTGCGCGGGGTCTACATCAAGCTGGGCCAGGTGCTGTCCATCTTGGGTGGGTTCATGCCGGCAGCTTACCTCCGCAGGCTGGAAACCCTTCAGGACAAGGTCCCGGCGCGGCCTTTCTCCGAGGTTCGCACGGTGCTGGTCCGCAGTTTGAGGCGCCCCCCCGAGGAGTGCTTTGCCAGCATCGAGGCCGAGCCCATTGCTGCGGCCTCGCTCGGTCAGGTGCACGCGGCCCGGCTGCCAGACGGCACGCACGTGGCGGTCAAGATCCTCTATCCGCGCATACGCGAAACGATTCGTCTCGACATGAAGGTCGTGAAGCTGGCACTGGCGATCTACAAGCGCTTCATGCCGGTGGGTAACATCGAGGTGGTGCACCGGTCGCTGGTCGACCTGCTGCGCAGAGAGACCGATTATCTGCACGAGGCCGAGTGCATGCGGCGGATCAGGGACAACTTCGTCGCGGTGCCCGATGTGTTCACACCCGAGGTCATCGACGCGCTCACGTCACGCGAGGTGCTGACGATGACGTTCATGCGCGGCATCAAGATCACGCACATCGACGAGATGCGCGCGGCCGGCATCGACCCCGACGCCGTGGCGACACGCCTGGTTCAGAGCTTTTACAAACAGCTGTTCGTGGATCGCTATTTCCATGCGGATCCGCATCCGGGCAACTTTCTAGTTCGCGCTGGCCCGAGCCCGTCACGGCCTGAGCTTGTGCTGCTCGACTTCGGTACCGTGACCATCGCGCGCGACAACCTGATCGACGGCATGCTGGAACAGCTGCAGGGCTTCTTCGCCCAGGACGGCGCTCGCGTGCTGCACGGCTTCGAGCGCATGGGTTTCGTGGCGGCCGAGGGCAACCGCGAGCTGCTCGAGGAAACCGTCATGCTCTATTTCCGCCGCCTGCTTCAAGTCAAGCACCGGACTCCGGGGGCGGTCATGCGCGCCGACCAGGAGCGTCTGCGCAACCTTGCCAACCCGAGGCTGGAGTTCGAGCAGCTGCGTGAGCTGGCGCGTGCCTTTGTATACCCCGAGGGTTGGTTCTATATCGAGCGCTCCCTCGTGATGTTGTTTTGGTTGGTGGGTCAGATCGCGCCGGACGTCGACATGCTCCAGGTGGGCTTCCCTTACGTCGTGGAATTGCTCTCGAAGCAAGCTCGAGTCGGCCAACACTCGGCTGGCTAG
- a CDS encoding DUF2079 domain-containing protein: protein MSTPDQPTEPGDREPDSSEDGGDESATAPPEPDATADHAELATPMGVWSAPPPGGEEPQVAPFSEPQRETAEPPVAPAPPALADVGRESQVAESGEPPDAADELHAGSRPPAQKDLGPEVPEDAIAAASPSSAGARETLPHSTPLSALVPGAAAAGNAAPVESGFEVPKRITLPRSVRSPAPPEAVAAAVDTRVDSFAWPAFARACLTLAAAGASVVLTAVLVTLEGPEFDRLIQSNLLAPGSRLRALIGVLAGGLAPVLVAGSYALWQRAKARRAIERVADLLAPLCVAFVVPALLSYRVFYHRPLVYLTLLSATVLVFEQLLRRSARAAAAIWGEALQDRLDRVPQQLRRAAPLLLVLVGAAVYSVYASYYTLLHHHRLGTAAFDLGIFDNLMFNAMSGRPFYSSVAVPQGSYLSNHAEFAMLLFVPLYALQPGAETLLIGQSCFIGFASVPLYLFAATRVPRASAALLALTYLLFAPLHGANFYDFHWMPMSLPFYFLLFVALAHKKLWLAIGTTLVLLLLREDISVTLAVLGVFLVLVDHWAGFGAVLTLVSLVWFVAAKFVVMPLAGPWWFSNIYKDLVAPGEMGYGSIVRTIVTNPNYFFTTVLKESKLIYFLHMAAPLAFVPLRRVMLLVLFLSPFFFTLMTTGYPPTISLGFQYSSYWVPWLFAGSAVALGLLAPQARRAALGALCLGVLCHSYVYGALLQRNTFMAGFGKISFEMSQDERELYQGLKELSAMIPDDAPVAATEQETPHISARSNAYALRTTHGHADYLLVHQHHLGLPHSHFQLQDAIFKHPYGLLAQRKQLFLFKKGHRSAETPRALSALGLRPGPHPSYQQPQPSPAPAPAPTPPAGPP, encoded by the coding sequence GTGAGCACGCCGGACCAGCCAACGGAACCGGGGGATCGGGAACCGGACTCGAGCGAGGACGGTGGGGACGAATCGGCGACGGCGCCGCCAGAGCCGGACGCCACTGCCGATCACGCCGAGCTCGCCACGCCGATGGGGGTCTGGAGCGCGCCGCCGCCCGGCGGCGAGGAGCCGCAGGTTGCCCCATTCAGCGAGCCCCAGCGCGAAACCGCCGAGCCGCCCGTGGCTCCTGCGCCGCCCGCGCTGGCAGACGTCGGACGGGAGTCGCAGGTTGCCGAATCGGGCGAGCCGCCGGACGCAGCGGACGAGCTGCACGCGGGTTCGCGGCCGCCCGCGCAAAAGGACCTCGGCCCGGAAGTCCCTGAGGATGCGATCGCGGCAGCGAGCCCGAGCTCGGCGGGAGCTAGAGAGACCTTGCCCCACTCCACGCCGTTGTCTGCTCTCGTGCCCGGCGCGGCTGCTGCCGGTAACGCGGCTCCCGTCGAGTCGGGATTCGAGGTCCCCAAGCGCATTACGTTACCGCGGTCCGTCCGCTCGCCCGCCCCACCCGAGGCTGTGGCAGCCGCCGTCGACACCCGGGTGGACTCGTTTGCCTGGCCAGCTTTCGCGCGGGCGTGTCTGACGCTCGCTGCCGCAGGTGCTTCCGTGGTCCTGACCGCGGTCCTGGTCACGCTTGAAGGGCCGGAGTTCGATCGGTTGATCCAATCCAACCTGTTGGCGCCGGGCAGTCGATTGCGAGCGCTGATCGGGGTCCTGGCCGGGGGCTTGGCGCCGGTGTTGGTGGCGGGCAGCTATGCGCTGTGGCAGCGCGCCAAAGCCCGGCGAGCCATCGAGCGTGTCGCGGACCTGCTGGCGCCGCTGTGTGTGGCGTTCGTGGTGCCGGCGCTTCTTTCCTATCGCGTCTTCTATCACCGGCCGCTCGTGTACCTGACGCTTCTGTCGGCCACGGTCTTGGTTTTCGAGCAACTGCTGCGCCGCTCGGCCCGGGCCGCCGCGGCCATCTGGGGCGAAGCCCTGCAGGACCGGCTCGACCGCGTTCCCCAGCAGCTTCGTAGGGCGGCCCCGCTGCTGCTTGTGCTTGTGGGCGCGGCCGTCTACTCCGTCTACGCGTCCTACTACACGTTGCTTCACCACCATCGCCTGGGCACCGCTGCGTTCGATCTCGGCATCTTCGACAACCTCATGTTCAACGCCATGTCCGGGCGACCCTTCTACTCGTCCGTGGCCGTCCCGCAGGGCAGCTACCTGTCGAATCACGCCGAGTTCGCGATGCTCTTGTTCGTGCCACTGTACGCGTTGCAGCCCGGCGCGGAGACGCTTCTGATCGGTCAGTCCTGCTTCATCGGCTTCGCGTCGGTACCCCTGTACCTGTTTGCCGCGACGCGGGTCCCGCGCGCTTCGGCCGCGCTCCTGGCGCTTACCTACCTGTTGTTCGCACCCCTGCACGGCGCCAACTTCTACGACTTTCACTGGATGCCGATGTCGCTGCCGTTCTACTTCCTGCTCTTTGTCGCGCTGGCGCACAAGAAGCTGTGGCTCGCGATCGGCACCACGCTGGTGCTGCTTCTCTTGCGAGAGGATATTTCGGTCACGCTGGCCGTCCTCGGTGTATTCCTGGTGCTGGTCGATCACTGGGCGGGCTTCGGCGCCGTCTTGACGCTGGTTTCGCTGGTCTGGTTCGTGGCGGCGAAGTTCGTGGTGATGCCGCTGGCGGGACCGTGGTGGTTCTCCAACATCTACAAGGATCTGGTGGCTCCCGGCGAGATGGGTTACGGCAGCATCGTACGCACGATCGTCACCAATCCGAATTACTTCTTCACCACCGTCCTCAAAGAAAGCAAGCTTATCTATTTCTTGCACATGGCTGCGCCTCTCGCCTTTGTTCCGCTGCGTCGCGTGATGCTGCTCGTGTTGTTTCTTTCGCCTTTCTTTTTCACGTTGATGACGACGGGCTATCCTCCCACCATTTCACTCGGCTTCCAGTACTCGAGCTATTGGGTCCCGTGGCTTTTTGCAGGCTCGGCCGTTGCGCTCGGTTTGCTTGCGCCACAAGCGCGCAGGGCGGCGCTCGGCGCGTTGTGCCTCGGTGTGCTGTGCCACAGCTACGTCTACGGCGCGCTGCTGCAGCGCAACACCTTCATGGCCGGTTTCGGCAAGATCAGCTTCGAAATGAGCCAGGACGAAAGGGAGCTCTATCAGGGACTCAAGGAGCTGTCGGCCATGATCCCTGACGACGCGCCCGTGGCCGCGACGGAGCAAGAGACGCCCCACATCTCGGCGCGATCCAACGCCTATGCGCTGCGCACAACCCATGGCCACGCGGACTATCTGCTGGTGCACCAGCACCACCTGGGGCTGCCCCACAGCCACTTCCAGCTGCAGGACGCGATCTTCAAGCACCCGTATGGCTTGCTCGCGCAGCGAAAACAGCTGTTTCTGTTCAAGAAGGGACATCGATCCGCCGAGACGCCCCGGGCACTTTCCGCACTGGGGCTGCGGCCCGGGCCTCATCCGTCCTACCAACAGCCGCAACCATCGCCTGCACCGGCGCCTGCACCAACGCCGCCTGCCGGCCCCCCATGA
- a CDS encoding class I SAM-dependent methyltransferase: MSYKLLFPTYRTRWLFIERALGRVRARGTIERALNLGTGEGDFDPLIKQQCGELFACDINAADVEFARRLNSDLPNVHYAVEDAQALGYQASFFDLVTCVDVIEHVDDPQALLSEVARVLRPGGTLLLTCPNRCFPASYDPVNFLLQRWQLQRPFGAYGYGHSWLVRERDLEAWLHAAAFEVTQTSRLTGALAAGLECYWPGVLQRMLKANPGNRAAAGHTRARLRPSRAIPRWVAATDWLIALDRRVASTHSVGLGFVAVKRAT; encoded by the coding sequence ATGAGCTACAAGCTGCTGTTTCCAACCTACCGCACGCGCTGGCTGTTCATCGAGCGTGCTCTCGGCCGCGTGCGCGCCCGCGGCACGATAGAGCGCGCGCTCAATCTCGGTACGGGCGAAGGGGACTTCGATCCGCTGATCAAGCAGCAGTGTGGCGAGCTGTTCGCTTGCGACATCAATGCGGCGGACGTCGAGTTCGCACGCAGGCTGAACAGCGATCTGCCGAACGTGCACTACGCGGTCGAGGACGCGCAGGCGCTCGGTTATCAGGCGAGCTTCTTCGATCTGGTGACGTGTGTCGATGTCATCGAGCATGTGGACGATCCGCAGGCTCTGCTCTCGGAGGTGGCGCGCGTGTTGCGTCCAGGCGGCACGCTGCTGCTGACCTGTCCCAACCGTTGCTTTCCCGCAAGCTACGATCCAGTGAACTTCCTGCTGCAGCGCTGGCAGCTGCAGCGACCGTTCGGCGCGTACGGCTACGGCCACAGCTGGCTGGTACGCGAGCGCGATCTCGAGGCCTGGCTGCACGCGGCGGCCTTCGAGGTCACACAAACGAGCAGGCTCACGGGCGCGCTGGCAGCCGGCCTGGAGTGCTATTGGCCGGGCGTGCTGCAACGCATGCTCAAGGCGAACCCAGGCAATCGCGCCGCCGCAGGCCACACGAGAGCGCGCTTGCGGCCTTCACGTGCGATTCCCCGTTGGGTGGCGGCGACCGACTGGCTGATCGCGCTCGACAGGCGCGTGGCCAGCACGCATTCGGTTGGTCTTGGCTTCGTAGCGGTCAAGCGCGCTACGTAG